A window of Macrotis lagotis isolate mMagLag1 chromosome X, bilby.v1.9.chrom.fasta, whole genome shotgun sequence contains these coding sequences:
- the IMPA1 gene encoding inositol monophosphatase 1 isoform X1, whose product MADPWQECMDFAITLARKAGEMIREALKNEMAVMMKSSPADLVTATDQKVEKMMLSAIRERFPSHSFIGEESVAAGEYSVLTDNPTWIIDPIDGTTNFVHRFPFVAVSIGFVVEKKIVFGVVYSCIEDKMYTGRKGKGAFCNDQKLQVSGQEDITKSLLVTELGSSREPEIVKIVLSNMERLLCIPIHGIRGVGTAAINMCLVASGGADAYYEMGIHCWDMAAAAVIITEAGGVLLDVTGGPFDLMSRRVIAASSRALAERISKEIQLIPLQRDDEE is encoded by the exons ATGGCTGATCCTTGGCAAGAATGCATGGATTTTGCAATAACCCTAGCAAGAAAAGCTGGAGAG ATGATTCGGGaagctttaaaaaatgagatgGCTGTTATGATGAAGAGTTCTCCAGCAGATCTGGTTACAGCCACTGatcaaaaagttgaaaaaatgatGCTTTCAGCCATAAGGGAGAGGTTTCCTTCTCACAG tTTCATTGGTGAGGAATCAGTAGCTGCTGGGGAATATAGTGTCTTGACTGATAATCCCACATGGATAATTGATCCTATTGATGGAACTACTAACTTTGTTCATAG atttccatTTGTAGCTGTTTCCATTGGCTTTGTTGTGGAAAAAAAG ATAGTATTTGGAGTTGTATACAGTTGTATAGAAGATAAAATGTATACTGGTCGTAAAGGAAAAGGGGCTTTTTGTAATGATCAAAAACTTCAGGTGTCAGGACAAGAAG ataTTACTAAATCACTTTTGGTGACAGAATTAGGATCTAGCCGAGAAccagaaattgtaaaaattgtccTTTCAAATATGGAGAGACTTCTTTGTATTCCTATTCATGG GATAAGAGGTGTTGGTACAGCAGCAATAAATATGTGCCTTGTTGCAAGTGGAGGAGCAGATGCATATTATGAAATGGGCATTCACTGCTGGGATATGGCAGCAGCTGCTGTTATCATTACTGAAGCAGGTGGAGTGCTTTTGGATGTAAcag GGGGACCTTTCGACTTGATGTCACGAAGAGTAATTGCTGCAAGCAGCAGAGCCTTGGCAGAAAGAATTTCCAAAGAAATCCAGTTAATACCTCTTCAACGAGATGATGAAGAATAA
- the IMPA1 gene encoding inositol monophosphatase 1 isoform X2 → MADPWQECMDFAITLARKAGEMIREALKNEMAVMMKSSPADLVTATDQKVEKMMLSAIRERFPSHSFIGEESVAAGEYSVLTDNPTWIIDPIDGTTNFVHRFPFVAVSIGFVVEKKIVFGVVYSCIEDKMYTGRKGKGAFCNDQKLQVSGQEDITKSLLVTELGSSREPEIVKIVLSNMERLLCIPIHGGTFRLDVTKSNCCKQQSLGRKNFQRNPVNTSSTR, encoded by the exons ATGGCTGATCCTTGGCAAGAATGCATGGATTTTGCAATAACCCTAGCAAGAAAAGCTGGAGAG ATGATTCGGGaagctttaaaaaatgagatgGCTGTTATGATGAAGAGTTCTCCAGCAGATCTGGTTACAGCCACTGatcaaaaagttgaaaaaatgatGCTTTCAGCCATAAGGGAGAGGTTTCCTTCTCACAG tTTCATTGGTGAGGAATCAGTAGCTGCTGGGGAATATAGTGTCTTGACTGATAATCCCACATGGATAATTGATCCTATTGATGGAACTACTAACTTTGTTCATAG atttccatTTGTAGCTGTTTCCATTGGCTTTGTTGTGGAAAAAAAG ATAGTATTTGGAGTTGTATACAGTTGTATAGAAGATAAAATGTATACTGGTCGTAAAGGAAAAGGGGCTTTTTGTAATGATCAAAAACTTCAGGTGTCAGGACAAGAAG ataTTACTAAATCACTTTTGGTGACAGAATTAGGATCTAGCCGAGAAccagaaattgtaaaaattgtccTTTCAAATATGGAGAGACTTCTTTGTATTCCTATTCATGG GGGGACCTTTCGACTTGATGTCACGAAGAGTAATTGCTGCAAGCAGCAGAGCCTTGGCAGAAAGAATTTCCAAAGAAATCCAGTTAATACCTCTTCAACGAGATGA